One genomic region from Neoarius graeffei isolate fNeoGra1 chromosome 4, fNeoGra1.pri, whole genome shotgun sequence encodes:
- the LOC132884630 gene encoding uncharacterized protein K02A2.6-like produces MRKEQNTRRLNVADTEDAEDDEAHIYMVKSSGAVQGCGKKWFANIKMNGVFQRCQLDTGATCNVMSLADMRRLAPGTKLLPSQTRLVLYSGQSIRSYGIFKTESVVKGKAHELTFEIVKSRQRPLLSGDTCERLGLVQFTIPEELLVVGHSSPVPLTRQHFVQTYNDVFNGPVESLPGEVHFELDKNVPPVQASPRNVPVALKDAFKEQLDKYEREGHLVSVSDPTEWISNMVIVRQPEKLRICIDPKALNAALKRSHYIMPTLKDVLHKLPKARIFTLVDARDAFLQCRLDEESSYTTTFWTPWGRKRWLKLPFGVSVAPEIYQLKQHELLSGLSGVEPIADDILIVGCGESDEEAIQDHDAKLIALMERCREVKLRLSLKKLQFRVREVRFHGHILSADGLRADPEKIRAVQQMPHPTDAKGVQRFIGFVTYLARFMPRLSEICEPLRRLLDKDVPWHWLPKHDAAVEEIKHLITTAPILKYYDMAKPVTIQSDASQKGLGCCLFQEGLPVGYASRALTQAEQNYTQIEKECLSIVFACQRFHYYLYGRGEITAETDHKPLIAIFSKPLLTAPKRLQSMLLSLQNYNLRVVYKPGPDMHISDTLSRATASPQGTDTEYNRHTVCSLQRVQDDAQHINQAGYLNVTNRRLTQIRQHTAADETLQLLTAAVLQGWPELREDTPLTIREYWTFRDEISVQDGVLFRSQRVIIPKSLRAEMLTRIQASHVGGDACYRQAKETLYWPNMQGEIKDHVSQCSACNEYAHEQQKETMMSHALPTWPWQILSMDLFKQAGKDFLLMVDHYSDFWEIELLPDLSSETTVRRCKAQFARHGQPDRVITDCGPQFDCETFRRFAREWDFDHVKSSPRHPKSNGKAESAVKIVKNLCKKAASAGGDLWLAIFQWRNTPTEGMHSSPAQRLMSRRLRTPLPVTDTLLGPRVVTGVPEQLRTKHQTAKFWYDRAARDLPELCIGEDIRMKPLPGDRTGKWRRGVCLQLVGPRSYLMDVEGTLYRRNRVDLRPAERVVTSPAPGQQHMQHSSPSVNRQPDMTDHNTGGVTGVQEVTPVRPLR; encoded by the coding sequence ATGAGGAAAGAACAAAACACTCGACGGCTCAATGTGGCAGACACTGAAGATGCAGAGGATGATGAGGCTCACATATACATGGTGAAGAGCTCAGGTGCAGTTCAAGGATGTGGAAAAAAATGGTTTGCCAATATCAAGATGAACGGAGTGTTTCAAAGATGCCAGCTGGACACGGGCGCGACATGCAATGTGATGAGCTTAGCAGACATGAGGAGGCTGGCGCCCGGGACGAAACTACTGCCCAGCCAAACCAGGTTGGTTCTGTACTCTGGCCAATCAATTcgctcttatggcattttcaaaacGGAGAGTGTAGTGAAAGGGAAAGCCCATGAGCTGACATTCGAGATAGTAAAGAGCAGGCAAAGGCCGCTGCTGTCGGGTGACACCTGCGAGCGACTCGGGTTGGTGCAGTTCACCATCCCAGAGGAGCTCCTAGTGGTAGGGCATAGCAGCCCAGTGCCACTAACCAGACAGCACTTCGTGCAGACTTACAACGACGTGTTCAATGGCCCAGTTGAATCACTCCCAGGGGAGGTTCATTTTGAGCTAGACAAAAATGTACCTCCGGTGCAGGCTTCCCCACGCAACGTGCCAGTGGCGCTAAAGGATGCGTTCAAGGAACAGTTGGACAAGTATGAAAGAGAGGGTCACCTGGTCTCTGTGTCAGATCCAACAGAGTGGATTAGCAACATGGTAATTGTCAGACAGCCAGAGAAGCTGAGGATATGCATAGACCCCAAGGCACTAAATGCTGCGTTGAAGAGGTCGCATTATATAATGCCGACACTCAAGGATGTGCTACACAAACTGCCCAAGGCTCGCATTTTCACCCTTGTAGATGCACGTGAcgcttttttgcagtgtagactgGATGAAGAAAGCAGCTACACAACCACTTTCTGGACACCCTGGGGCAGGAAACGCTGGTTAAAACTGCCATTTGGAGTGTCAGTGGCCCCAGAAATATACCAGCTAAAGCAGCACGAGCTACTATCGGGGCTCAGCGGGGTGGAGCCAATCGCAGACGACATACTCATCGTCGGCTGTGGAGAGTCGGATGAAGAGGCCATACAGGACCATGATGCAAAGCTAATAGCACTCATGGAGAGGTGCAGGGAGGTCAAGCTGCGGCTGAGTCTAAAGAAATTGCAGTTCAGAGTCAGAGAAGTCAGGTTCCATGGGCACATTCTATCGGCAGACGGGCTCAGAGCGGATCCAGAGAAAATCAGGGCAGTTCAGCAGATGCCACACCCCACAGATGCCAAGGGGGTCCAGCGATTCATAGGCTTCGTTACATACCTGGCGAGGTTCATGCCACGGCTCTCTGAGATATGCGAGCCCCTACGGAGGCTGTTGGACAAAGACGTCCCATGGCATTGGCTACCCAAGCACGATGCTGCAGTTGAGGAGATCAAGCACCTCATCACCACAGCTCCAATCCTCAAGTACTATGACATGGCCAAGCCAGTGACCATACAGAGTGATGCGAGCCAAAAGGGCCTTGGCTGCTGTCTGTTCCAGGAAGGCCTGCCAGTGGGGTATGCGTCAAGAGCACTGACTCAAGCGGAACAAAATTACACAcaaatcgaaaaggagtgcctgagtATCGTCTTTGCATGCCAGCGCTTCCATTATTACCTGTATGGCCGTGGGGAGATCACGGCAGAAACCGATCATAAGCCACTCATTGCCATCTTCAGTAAGCCCCTCCTTACTGCGCCCAAGCGGCTCCAGAGCATGCTGCTCTCACTCCAGAACTACAACCTCAGGGTTGTGTACAAGCCAGGGCCAGATATGCATATTAGTGACACATTAAGCAGAGCCACGGCCTCACCACAGGGGACAGACACAGAGTACAATAGACACACGGTCTGCAGCCTGCAGAGGGTGCAGGATGATGCACAACATATCAACCAGGCAGGCTATTTGAATGTCACCAACCGGCGCCTGACTCAGATCAGACAACACACTGCTGCGGACGAAACCCTGCAATTGTTGACAGCGGCAGTGCTACAGGGATGGCCAGAGCTGAGGGAGGACACGCCACTGACCATCAGAGAATACTGGACGTTCAGGGACGAGATCAGCGTGCAGGATGGAGTACTTTTCCGGAGCCAGCGGGTGATCATCCCAAAATCATTGCGTGCAGAAATGTTGACGCGCATACAAGCCAGCCATGTGGGTGGAGATGCCTGTTACAGGCAGGCAAAGGAGACACTGTATTGGCCCAACATGCAAGGTGAGATCAAAGACCATGTCAGCCAGTGCTCAGCATGTAATGAATATGCACACGAGCAACAGAAAGAGACGATGATGTCGCATGCACTTCCAACATGGCCATGGCAGATCCTCAGCATGGACTTATTCAAACAAGCAGGCAAAGACTTCTTGCTCATGGTTGACCACTACTCAGACTTCTGGGAGATTGAACTGCTCCCAGACCTCTCATCTGAAACCACAGTGCGGAGATGCAAGGCACAGTTTGCTCGACACGGACAGCCTGATCGAGTGATAACAGACTGCGGTCCTCAGTTTGATTGTGAGACATTTAGGAGGTTTGCAAGAGAATGGGACTTTGACCATGTCAAGTCTTCACCAAGGCACCCGAAATCTAATGGCAAAGCCGAGTCAGCTGTGAAGATTGTAAAAAACTTGTGCAAGAAGGCAGCTAGTGCGGGTGGTGACCTATGGTTGGCCATCTTTCAGTGGAGGAACACACCAACAGAGGGCATGCATAGTAGTCCAGCACAGAGACTGATGTCTCGAAGACTAAGAACCCCACTACCTGTCACTGACACACTTCTTGGGCCAAGGGTGGTCACTGGAGTTCCAGAGCAGCTGAGGACAAAACACCAGACAGCCAAGTTCTGGTACGACAGGGCGGCCAGGGACCTTCCTGAGCTGTGTATTGGCGAGGACATAAGGATGAAGCCCCTGCCTGGAGACAGGACCGGTAAATGGAGGCGGGGAGTTTGCCTGCAACTAGTCGGTCCCAGGTCATACCTCATGGACGTCGAGGGGACCCTTTACCGGCGCAACCGTGTGGACCTGCGGCCAGCAGAAAGAGTAGTGACCAGCCCTGCTCCTGGGCAACAGCATATGCAGCACAGCAGCCCATCCGTTAACCGACAACCTGACATGACGGATCACAACACTGGTGGTGTCACGGGGGTCCAGGAAGTCACTCCCGTCAGGCCACTCCGGTGA